The following proteins are co-located in the Massilia litorea genome:
- the gmk gene encoding guanylate kinase, whose protein sequence is MITTAFSGSLFVVAAPSGAGKSTLVNALLAQEPGIQLSISTTTRPPRPGEQDGREYHFTTAEDFVARADRGEFLEWAEVHGNYYGTSRLTVEEKMKTGTDILLEIDWQGARQVKKQFPDASGIFILPPSIEALEQRLHKRGTDEPHIITRRLLAAGGEIAHAPEFEYAIINEEFNVALAQLQAIVQATRCRFAQQAARNASLFAQLGIHAQQPK, encoded by the coding sequence ATGATCACCACCGCTTTCTCCGGCAGCCTGTTCGTCGTCGCCGCCCCTTCCGGCGCCGGCAAATCGACCCTGGTCAACGCGCTGCTGGCGCAGGAGCCGGGCATCCAGCTGTCGATCTCGACCACCACGCGTCCGCCGCGTCCGGGCGAGCAGGATGGCCGCGAATACCATTTCACGACCGCCGAAGATTTTGTTGCGCGCGCCGACCGCGGCGAGTTCCTGGAATGGGCCGAAGTGCACGGCAATTACTACGGCACCAGCCGCCTGACCGTGGAAGAGAAAATGAAGACCGGCACCGACATCCTGCTGGAAATCGACTGGCAGGGTGCGCGCCAGGTGAAGAAGCAGTTCCCCGATGCGTCCGGCATTTTCATCCTGCCGCCGTCGATCGAGGCGCTCGAGCAGCGCCTGCACAAGCGCGGCACCGACGAACCGCACATCATCACGCGTCGTTTGCTGGCCGCGGGAGGCGAGATCGCTCACGCTCCCGAGTTCGAATATGCTATCATCAACGAAGAGTTCAACGTCGCCTTGGCCCAACTGCAGGCGATCGTCCAGGCGACACGTTGCCGCTTCGCCCAACAGGCTGCCCGCAACGCCTCGCTGTTTGCCCAGCTGGGAATCCACGCGCAACAACCAAAGTAA
- a CDS encoding sensor histidine kinase, whose amino-acid sequence MGNAYRDDTSILADVDELTLVARMRVVLAIATLLTISIDADGLGNPHPLTLLVFYAYTAQSAVILILRESGRDMRYPKLAHWLDVLWFGMLLGLTGPLSGFFFLFFFPIAIAAFRWGHDEGARVTLAGTALFVLSAHGEPGHAILANVLLRAAFLLGLGLMVSRWGEVLLNGRRRIALLRDVSRLSNPRFGVDHTIASVLEQTRVFFGASSCLVLVRDGATDEWRLRSAGPSSSGQACGHWLLDKQIAAVLAALPARVSAVYNAPLLPALPWPAALHTRDEGAARWQRAAADAGIEVADLLGARSFICAPVPLRRDEGRIFVVSPRRDLSQDDADFLGQIAAQAFPVIENIELLDRMASDAGRRERQKFSNDLHDTTVQPYIGLSHALQALVRKSDQDSPIATELRQVAAMADNFVRDLRQFARVVTSSAPSGERAFALALRSHAAEFKTCYDLDIALHGHDTLDINDRLGAEVFQLVCEGMSNIRRHTRAARGAVYLHRNSGWLHIRIENECPAGPPPAFVPRSISERAASLGGFAYVGAAQGATTVHIDIPV is encoded by the coding sequence GTGGGCAACGCATACCGCGACGACACGTCCATTCTGGCGGACGTGGATGAATTGACGCTGGTTGCGAGGATGCGCGTCGTCCTCGCCATTGCAACGCTGTTGACGATCAGCATTGATGCGGACGGTTTGGGTAATCCGCATCCGCTGACCTTGCTGGTGTTCTATGCCTATACGGCACAGAGCGCGGTCATCCTGATCCTGCGCGAAAGCGGGCGTGACATGCGCTATCCGAAGCTGGCGCACTGGCTCGACGTTCTCTGGTTCGGCATGCTGTTGGGCCTGACCGGACCGCTGTCGGGCTTCTTCTTCCTGTTTTTCTTCCCGATCGCCATCGCCGCCTTCCGCTGGGGGCACGACGAAGGGGCACGCGTCACCCTGGCCGGCACCGCGCTGTTCGTGCTGTCCGCCCACGGCGAGCCCGGCCATGCGATCCTGGCCAACGTCCTGCTGCGCGCCGCCTTCCTGCTCGGCCTGGGGCTGATGGTGTCGCGCTGGGGCGAAGTACTGCTCAACGGCCGACGCCGCATCGCCCTGCTGCGCGACGTCAGCCGCCTGTCGAATCCGCGTTTCGGGGTCGACCATACGATCGCCTCGGTACTCGAACAGACCCGGGTCTTCTTCGGCGCCAGCAGCTGCCTCGTACTGGTCCGCGACGGCGCGACGGACGAGTGGCGCCTGCGCTCGGCGGGGCCGTCCTCCTCCGGCCAGGCCTGCGGCCACTGGCTGCTGGACAAGCAGATCGCGGCGGTGCTGGCGGCACTGCCGGCGCGCGTGAGCGCGGTGTACAACGCGCCCCTGCTGCCCGCCCTGCCCTGGCCGGCCGCGCTGCACACGCGCGACGAAGGCGCGGCCAGGTGGCAGCGGGCGGCGGCCGACGCCGGGATCGAGGTCGCCGACCTGCTGGGCGCGCGCAGCTTCATTTGCGCACCGGTCCCGTTGCGCCGCGACGAGGGCCGGATCTTCGTCGTCTCGCCGCGGCGCGACCTGTCGCAGGACGACGCGGACTTCCTCGGCCAGATCGCCGCCCAGGCGTTTCCGGTCATCGAAAACATCGAGCTGCTCGACCGTATGGCCTCGGACGCCGGCCGCCGCGAGCGCCAGAAATTCTCGAACGATCTGCATGACACGACGGTGCAGCCGTATATCGGTCTGTCGCATGCGCTGCAGGCGCTGGTGCGCAAATCCGACCAGGACAGCCCGATCGCCACCGAACTGCGCCAGGTCGCAGCCATGGCGGACAATTTCGTCCGCGACCTGCGCCAGTTCGCGCGCGTGGTGACCAGCAGCGCGCCGTCCGGCGAACGCGCCTTCGCGCTGGCCCTGCGTTCGCACGCGGCCGAGTTCAAGACCTGCTACGACCTCGATATCGCCCTGCACGGGCACGATACGCTCGACATCAACGACCGTCTCGGCGCCGAGGTATTCCAGCTGGTCTGCGAGGGAATGAGCAATATCCGCCGTCATACGCGCGCGGCCCGGGGCGCGGTGTACCTGCACCGCAATAGCGGCTGGCTGCATATCCGGATCGAGAACGAGTGCCCCGCGGGCCCGCCGCCCGCGTTCGTGCCGCGCTCGATCTCGGAGCGGGCGGCTTCGCTTGGCGGTTTCGCTTACGTGGGTGCAGCCCAGGGCGCCACCACGGTCCATATCGACATTCCGGTCTAG
- the rpoZ gene encoding DNA-directed RNA polymerase subunit omega: protein MARITIEDCLKNIPNRFQLTLAATYRARQLLQGHTPKVEAKDKPTVVALREIAAGKVGVEMLKKVPM, encoded by the coding sequence ATGGCCCGCATCACCATCGAAGATTGCCTCAAGAATATCCCTAACCGCTTCCAGCTGACCCTGGCCGCGACCTATCGCGCACGCCAGCTGCTGCAGGGCCATACCCCGAAAGTCGAAGCGAAAGACAAGCCGACCGTCGTCGCCCTGCGCGAAATCGCCGCCGGTAAGGTCGGCGTGGAAATGCTGAAAAAAGTACCAATGTAA
- a CDS encoding RelA/SpoT family protein: protein MNLFPPDSTHSGNTPTRAKRPGKPQEVPEPPAPGVASVTQLVNQLSEYLTPVELKKVKEAYRFSDEMHLGQVRKSGEPYISHPIAVAEICAEWKLDAQAIMAALLHDVIEDQDVKKEELIERFGPQVANLVDGLSKLEKIEFQSLVEAQAENFRKMLLAMASDVRVILIKLADRLHNMRTLGVMAPAKKRRIAGETMEVYVPIAHRLGLNNIYRELQDLAFSHLYPLRYRTLSKAVKAARGNRREVVKKILEAVKNTLSMAGIHAEVYGREKTLFGIYKKMRNKHLSFSQVLDVYGFRIVVDTVPNCYVTLGTLHGLYKPMPGKFKDYIAIRKLNGYQSLHTTLIGPYGTPVEFQIRTQDMHRTAESGVAAHWLYKTGDQNMSDLQQRTHAWLQSLLDIQQQTGDSAEFLEHVKVDLFPDSVYVFTPKSKIIALPRGATALDFAYSIHTGIGDHTVAVKINNETQPLRTELHNGDIVEIVTDPDSRPSPTWLSYVRTGKARSAIRHYLRTINVNESVELGQELLAQALAARSIEPELASSTVEKLLAESSAKSMDELYADIGIGKRMPALVARHIFGLIEGESDTVPSNLPLAADIDPVTIYGSEGVSVQLAPCCLPIPGDQITGQLRRDQGLVVHTCDCLPAKRLRVKEPDRWIAVQWGEELNRRFDCRIRLLINNEKGILARVAAEIGESDGNITYVGMDEDDENMMTQLRFTIQVKDRVHLAHLIRNLRRVAGVNRVERERA from the coding sequence ATGAACCTGTTCCCTCCGGACTCGACACATTCAGGCAACACCCCCACCCGGGCCAAGCGCCCGGGCAAGCCGCAAGAAGTCCCCGAACCGCCTGCCCCCGGCGTTGCCTCGGTCACCCAGCTGGTCAACCAGCTGTCGGAATACCTCACACCCGTCGAACTCAAGAAGGTCAAGGAAGCCTACCGCTTCTCGGACGAGATGCATCTCGGCCAGGTCCGCAAGTCGGGCGAGCCCTACATCTCCCATCCGATCGCCGTCGCCGAAATCTGCGCCGAGTGGAAGCTCGACGCCCAGGCGATCATGGCCGCCCTGCTGCACGACGTCATCGAAGACCAGGACGTCAAGAAGGAAGAGCTGATCGAGCGCTTCGGCCCGCAGGTGGCGAACCTGGTCGACGGCCTGTCCAAACTCGAAAAGATCGAATTCCAGAGCCTGGTCGAAGCGCAGGCGGAAAACTTCCGCAAGATGCTGCTCGCCATGGCCTCGGACGTGCGCGTCATCCTGATCAAGCTGGCCGACCGCCTGCACAACATGCGCACGCTGGGCGTGATGGCGCCGGCGAAAAAGCGCCGCATCGCCGGCGAGACGATGGAAGTGTATGTGCCGATCGCGCACCGTCTCGGCCTGAACAACATCTACCGCGAGCTGCAGGACCTGGCGTTTTCGCACCTGTACCCGCTGCGCTACCGCACCCTCTCGAAGGCGGTGAAGGCGGCGCGCGGCAACCGGCGCGAAGTGGTCAAGAAGATCCTTGAGGCGGTGAAGAACACGCTGTCCATGGCCGGCATCCATGCCGAAGTCTACGGCCGCGAGAAGACCCTGTTCGGCATCTATAAAAAGATGCGCAACAAGCACCTGTCGTTCTCGCAGGTGCTTGACGTGTACGGCTTCCGCATCGTGGTCGACACGGTGCCCAACTGTTACGTGACCCTCGGCACCCTGCACGGCCTGTACAAGCCGATGCCGGGCAAGTTCAAGGATTACATCGCCATTCGCAAGCTGAACGGCTACCAGTCGCTGCACACCACCCTGATCGGCCCCTACGGCACCCCGGTCGAATTCCAGATCCGCACCCAGGACATGCACCGCACCGCGGAAAGCGGCGTGGCTGCGCACTGGCTGTACAAGACGGGCGACCAGAACATGTCGGACCTGCAGCAGCGTACCCACGCCTGGCTGCAGTCCCTGCTCGACATCCAGCAGCAGACCGGCGACTCGGCCGAATTCCTGGAGCACGTGAAGGTCGACCTGTTCCCGGATTCGGTCTACGTGTTCACGCCGAAGTCGAAGATCATCGCCCTGCCCAGAGGCGCGACGGCGCTCGATTTCGCCTACTCCATCCACACCGGCATCGGCGACCACACGGTGGCGGTCAAGATCAACAACGAGACCCAGCCGCTGCGCACCGAGCTGCACAACGGCGACATCGTCGAGATCGTCACCGACCCGGATTCGCGCCCAAGCCCGACCTGGCTCAGCTATGTACGCACGGGCAAGGCGCGTTCGGCGATCCGCCACTACCTGCGCACGATCAACGTCAACGAGTCCGTGGAACTGGGCCAGGAACTGCTGGCACAGGCGCTGGCCGCCCGCAGCATCGAGCCTGAGCTGGCGTCGAGCACAGTGGAAAAACTGCTGGCGGAATCCTCGGCCAAGTCGATGGACGAACTGTACGCCGACATCGGCATCGGCAAGCGCATGCCGGCGCTCGTCGCGCGCCATATCTTCGGCCTGATCGAAGGCGAGTCGGACACCGTGCCGTCGAACCTGCCGCTGGCGGCCGACATCGACCCGGTCACGATCTACGGCAGCGAAGGCGTCTCGGTGCAGCTGGCGCCCTGCTGCCTGCCGATCCCGGGCGACCAGATCACGGGCCAGCTGCGGCGCGACCAGGGCCTGGTCGTGCACACCTGCGACTGCCTGCCTGCCAAGCGGCTGCGCGTCAAAGAGCCGGACCGCTGGATCGCCGTGCAATGGGGAGAGGAGCTGAACCGCCGCTTCGACTGCCGCATCCGCCTGTTGATCAACAACGAAAAAGGGATCTTGGCGCGCGTGGCGGCCGAGATCGGCGAATCGGACGGCAACATCACCTATGTCGGCATGGACGAGGACGACGAGAACATGATGACGCAGCTGCGCTTCACGATCCAGGTGAAGGACCGGGTGCACCTGGCGCACCTGATCCGCAACCTGCGGCGCGTCGCCGGCGTCAACCGCGTCGAGCGCGAACGAGCCTGA